Proteins from a genomic interval of Cucumis melo cultivar AY chromosome 7, USDA_Cmelo_AY_1.0, whole genome shotgun sequence:
- the LOC127150413 gene encoding uncharacterized protein LOC127150413, which translates to MWDDLRFNVSDFIEGSFSLSIKINIPDEPPCSAWWLSAIYGPAGGRNRNSFWAELLDLKNKCSPIWLLAGDFNVVRFSFETSAQNLRHYSMRKFNNFISDSNLIDPPLSNAKYTWSNLRAQPILSRIDRFLYTVGWENLFTAHYSKTLSRVTSDHFPIILESSTISWGPLPFRLINVHLKESWFKNNFRSWWNNLRQDGHPGFSIMKKLKNLSIIIRDEQKRNNRYNDEEKRVWVKEVDNIDRVEAEGNLSEELSLRRTKIKAEILMYDFKEAHVWHQKSKRLWNTEGDENTSFFHRICSARQRMSIISNINSDDEIPCTTNENIVKAFLDHFEGIYNEGGVDNLWLIENLNFGPLYPHPKLKTYAHFSRRRKYIQPLLLSQTIKARAQTALLWNSSKQLVNVTNIALIAKKEKCVVPVDYRPISLTTSIYKIIAKVIAERLKETLPLTVVKNQMAFVKGRQIIDAILVANEAINYWRVKKIKGFVIKLDIEKAFDKLNWRFIDFVLMKKGYPIKWRRWIKACISSVQYSIIINGRPGDPISPFIFVLAMDYISRMLDSICENIKGVRMKDNINLTHLLFADDILLFVEDDEPSLQNLKNIVNLFQLASDLNINLNKSTISPINIGGKPITKAFWKNIDEKINKKLASWKYSMLSKGGKITLIKSTLVSLPTYQLSVFKAPASIYKSIEKSWRNFFWKSRTEAHKLHLVSWAKITSPKEKGGLDISRMKDTNFALLTKWLWRYIHEDTPLWKKIINAKYSSQTQGDIPCVCNHSSSRSPWFSIYKGLKLVSKAGFLEN; encoded by the exons TCAAAAATAAATGTTCTCCTATCTGGCTTTTAGCGGGAGATTTTAATGTAGTGAGATTCTCCTTTGAGACATCTGCCCAAAATCTCAGACACTACAGTATGAGGAAATTTAACAACTTCATCTCTGACAGCAATCTTATTGACCCACCCCTCTCAAATGCAAAATATACATGGTCAAACCTCAGAGCTCAGCCGATTCTCTCCAGAATTGACAGATTCTTATATACAGTGGGTTGGGAAAACTTATTCACTGCCCACTATTCAAAAACACTCTCCAGAGTTACATCAGACCACTTCCCGATCATCCTTGAATCATCCACGATTAGTTGGGGCCCTCTACCTTTCAGGCTTATAAATGTACATTTAAAAGAGTCGTGGTTTAAAAACAACTTTAGAAGTTGGTGGAATAATTTGAGACAGGATGGACATCCAGGCTTCTCTATCATGAAGAAGCTAAAAAATTTATCCATCATTATAAGGGATGAACAAAAAAGGAATAACCGTTACAATGATGAAGAAAAGAGAGTTTGGGTCAAAGAAGTTGATAACATTGACAGAGTAGAAGCTGAAGGAAATTTATCTGAAGAGCTTAGCCTTCGCagaacaaaaataaaagctGAGATCCTTATGTATGACTTCAAAGAAGCACACGTATGGCACCAAAAAAGCAAGAGACTTTGGAACACTGAAGGAGATGAAAACACTTCCTTCTTTCACAGAATTTGCTCTGCTAGACAACGAATGAGTATCATTTCAAATATTAATTCAGATGATGAAATCCCTTGTACTACAAATGAAAACATTGTCAAAGCCTTCTTAGACCATTTTGAAGGAATCTACAATGAAGGTGGTGTGGACAACCTCTGGCTTATTGAAAATCTCAATTTTGGTCCCCTATACCCTCATCCCAAGCTCAAAACTTATGCTCATTTTTCTCGGAGGAGGAAATACATTCAGCCCTTGTTGCTTTCTCAAACAATAAAAGCTCGGGCCCAGACGGCTTTACTATGGAATTCTTCAAAGCAACTTG TGAATGTAACAAATATTGCCCTGATTGCTAAGAAAGAAAAATGTGTGGTGCCAGTGGATTACAGACCTATTAGTCTAACGACTTCCATTTACAAGATTATTGCCAAAGTCATTGCTGAAAGACTTAAAGAAACTCTTCCTTTAACGGTGGTAAAGAATCAAATGGCCTTTGTAAAAGGAAGACAAATCATTGATGCTATCTTAGTTGCAAATGAAGCTATTAACTATTGGAGAGTAAAGAAAATTAAAGGCTTTGTTATTAAGCTGGATATTGAAAAGGCCTTTGATAAGCTAAATTGGAGATTCATAGACTTTGTGCTTATGAAAAAGGGCTATCCCATTAAATGGAGGAGATGGATAAAAGCTTGTATCAGTAGTGTTCAGTACTCTATTATCATCAATGGCAGACCAGGAGACCCAATCTCCCCTTTTATTTTTGTCCTAGCAATGGACTATATAAGCAGGATGCTGGATTCAATTTGTGAGAACATCAAAGGGGTGAGAATGAAAGACAACATTAACCTCACTCACTTACTTTTTGCAGATGATATTCTGCTTTTTGTAGAAGATGATGAGCCCTCcctacaaaatttaaaaaatatcgtCAATCTTTTCCAGCTAGCTTCGGATTTAAATATCAATCTGAACAAGTCCACCATCTCCCCTATAAATATCGGAGGTAAACCAATAACAAAGGCTTTCTGGAAGAACATTGAtgaaaaaatcaacaaaaaactCGCCAGCTGGAAATACTCTATGTTATCCAAAGGTGGGAAAATCACCTTGATTAAATCTACTTTGGTCAGTCTTCCTACTTATCAATTATCAGTGTTCAAAGCCCCTGCATCAATCTACAAAAGCATTGAGAAATCTTGGAGGAACTTCTTCTGGAAGAGCCGAACCGAGGCCCACAAACTACACTTGGTTAGTTGGGCAAAGATCACCTCTCCAAAAGAGAAAGGGGGGCTGGACATTAGTCGTATGAAAGATACAAATTTTGCTCTTCTAACAAAATGGCTATGGAGATACATTCATGAAGACACCCCCCTGTGGAAGAAAATCATAAATGCAAAATATAGTAGCCAAACTCAAGGAGACATTCCTTGTGTATGCAATCACAGCAGCAGCCGTTCCCCATGGTTCTCCATCTACAAAGGCCTGAAATTGGTTTCAAAGGCAGGTTTCCTGGAAAATTAG